One window of Triticum dicoccoides isolate Atlit2015 ecotype Zavitan chromosome 5A, WEW_v2.0, whole genome shotgun sequence genomic DNA carries:
- the LOC119298052 gene encoding transcription factor JUNGBRUNNEN 1-like yields MMVAKAEMSAIEMEKATSDGEVVLGAGDEEDDDDVVLPGYRFHPTDEELVTFYLRRKVARKSLRIEVIREMDIYKHDPWDLPKASTVGGEKEWYFFCLRGRKYRNSIRPNRVTGSGFWKATGIDRPIYSAASGGASGSSVSIGLKKSLVYYRGSAGKGTKTDWMMHEFRLPPVAAAAATNSSPSMQEAEVWTICRIFRRTITYRKQQQPWRPAPAPSAAITTADSNSNTGSFESSEGGDEYMNCLQAPAAAAPCIPQQQQHQYVSQTGTSTSNFFYRDTMHNQHFQGQWNAPLAGPIPKQKPQNPLSTADSFHQNDHSLAVATNDFHKVEALDGYLEEIARMMEVTDPAGFYDYRSYGSSAANRGPSFVRTLHSPAP; encoded by the exons ATGATGGTGGCCAAGGCGGAGATGAGCGCCATAGAGATGGAGAAGGCGACGAGCGACGGGGAGGTGGTGCTCGGCGCCGGAGACGAGGAGGATGACGACGACGTGGTGCTGCCGGGGTACCGGTTCCaccccaccgacgaggagctggtcACCTTCTACCTCCGCCGCAAGGTGGCCAGGAAGTCGCTCCGCATCGAGGTCATCCGGGAGATGGACATCTACAAGCACGACCCGTGGGATCTCCCCA AGGCGAGCACGGTTGGTGGGGAGAAAGAGTGGTACTTCTTCTGCCTGAGAGGGAGGAAGTACCGGAACAGCATCCGGCCCAACAGGGTGACCGGCTCTGGCTTCTGGAAGGCCACCGGCATCGACCGGCCAATCTACTCCGCTGCCTCCGGCGGTGCCTCGGGTTCCAGCGTGTCCATCGGGCTGAAGAAGTCGCTCGTCTACTACCGTGGCAGTGCCGGCAAGGGCACCAAGACCGACTGGATGATGCATGAGTTCCGCCTcccgccggtcgccgccgccgcggccaccaACTCCTCCCCGAGCATGCAGGAAGCC GAGGTGTGGaccatctgcaggatcttcaggagGACCATCACCTACCGGAAGCAGCAGCAGCCGTGgaggccggcgccggcgccgtccGCCGCCATCACCACCGCCGACTCGAACTCCAATACAGGGAGCTTTGAGTCGTCGGAGGGCGGCGACGAGTACATGAACTGCCTGcaggctccggcagccgccgctccttgcatcccccagcagcagcagcaccagTACGTCAGTCAGACGGGCACGAGCACCAGCAATTTCTTCTACAGGGACACCATGCACAACCAACATTTCCAGGGCCAATGGAACGCTCCGCTGGCCGGGCCGATACCGAAGCAGAAACCGCAAAATCCATTGTCGACGGCCGACTCCTTCCACCAGAATGACCATAGCCTCGCCGTCGCCACCAACGATTTCCACAAGGTCGAGGCCCTCGACGGGTATTTGGAGGAGATCGCGAGGATGATGGAGGTGACGGATCCGGCAGGGTTTTACGACTACAGATCATACGGTTCATCAGCAGCAAACAGAGGGCCTAGCTTCGTACGCACCCTCCACTCCCCGGCTCCGTAG